The segment GCTACGATGGACATGGGGATCAGCGGCACGCAGCACAGCAGGATGATGGCAGACCGTGCGTGCACACCCACCAGCAGCGCGAACAGGGTAACAGGAGCCAGCAGGCTGTAGAACAGCTGCGGCAGGTACTTTGCAAAATAGGTATCGATCTGCTCCACGCCTTCGCTGGCCAGCATCACCACCTCGCTGGTGGCCGCCGTCTCGGTGTAGCTGGGGCCAAGGCGGGCAAGCTTTGCGTAGATGCTGCTGCGCAGGGTGCGCTTGACGTTTTTGGACGCCCAGTCGCTCATGCCGGAGGCCAGCATGGTGCAGGCAAAGCGCAGCGGCACCGTAGCAAGGCACAGCACCAGCTGCTGCCACAGCAGGGCGCTGGTCAGGCTACCCGCAAAGGCAGCACCGATGAGCCCCGCAACAGCCTTTACAAACACCACATTGCACAGCATTCCCAGCCACTGGAACAGCACATTCAGCTCCACATACCGCAGCGCACCGCGGTCAAAGGACAGCAATTTTTTGTTGATCACTGGGCTTTCTCCACTTCTGCGTCATCCGCCGCTGTTCCGAACAGACGCTCATATTCGCCGGTAAAGATGCGCTCCGGCAATGCACTGGTCATGGCCAGCGCCGCCGCAAAGCGTTCCGCCTCTGACAGCGGCTCGCTGACCGGCGGGAAATGGGTCAGGATTGTTTTCAGCTGCCGGTCCACCTGCTTTGCCACCCAGATGCCCCGGTCGGTCATATAGATCTTGCCGTAATGCTCCTTTACGATCATGCCATGCTCCATAAGCAGGTTCATGATGCGCACCACCGAGGGCTTGGTGACCCCCAGCTTTTCCGCAATGCTGCGGGAGCTGATATCCAGATGGGTCTGGGAGACCTCGTAGATCGCCAGCAGATAGCGCAGATGCGCCGACGTAAGTTCCATCCCGATCACTCTCTTTCGTTTTGATGTTACTCAAGGCTAACTTTTTTCTTTTGAAAAAAGGGCGCGAGCCGAAAGTTCCAGCCCGCGCCCCTTGCGGTTTTTACCGATCAGTGACAGCCGCTGCAGCCGCCGCAATTACCATTGCAGCCGCCCTCGCCGCAGCCACCGCAGCCGCCATGCTTGTGAGAGTGCCATGTGATCCAGCCCACACCGCCAAACACGATGACTGCCACAATGATCGTAGGCAGATTAAAGTTTGCTGCCAGAAATTCCATCATAAAGCATCTCTCCTTTCAGCAGACGAAGCTTACTTGTTTGCAGTGATCTTGGAAACGTCGATCTTGACCTCGTTGTCGCCGGTGTACTTGTTGGGACGAACCAGCAGGTAAATAAAGCAAGCCAGAACCACAGCCGCCACGATGGTAAAGAAGTTGAAGCCAACCTCGCCGGTGATCAGGCCGCCAAGCTGGTAAACCACCAGAGCTGCGCAGTAAGCCAGAGCACACATATAACCAATGGCGATGGCCGTCCATCTGCCGTTGTTCATCTCGCGCTTGATGGCGCCCATTGCAGCGAAGCAGGGAGCGCACAGCAGGTTGAAGATCATGAAGGCGTAAGCCGACAGAGCGGTGTAGTCCTGCGCAACAGCAGCCCAGATCTCATCGCCGTTCTCAGACAGCTCGCCGCCGAAGTGATACAGAACACCGAAGGTACCAACCACGTTCTCCTTTGCGATCAGGCCGGAGACGGAAGCGACGGTTGCACGCCAGTTGCCGAAGCCCAGAGGAGCAAAGATCCATGCGACCTTGGTAGCGATAGCAGCCAGCACGGAGTTGTCCTGATCCTCGACCATACCGAAGGCACCGTTCTCGAAGCCGAAGCCCTGCATGAACCACAGCACAACGGTAGCGGCCAGAATGACGGAGCCTGCGCGCTTGATGAAGGACCAGCCGCGCTCCCAGGTTGCACGGAACACGTTGCCCCATGCAGGCACATGGTATGCGGGCAGCTCCATCACGAAGGGAGCGGGATCACCTGCGAAGAGCTTGGTCTTCTTCAGGATCACGCCGGAGCAGATGATGGCAGCCATGCCAATGAAGTAAGCAGAGACAGCCACCAGAGAAGAACCGCCGAACATCGCACCTGCGATGAGGCCGATGATGGGCATCTTTGCGCCGCAGGGGATGAAGCAGGTGGTCATGATGGTCATGCGGCGGTCGCGCTCGTTCTCGATGGTACGGGATGCCATGACGCCCGGGACGCCGCAGCCGGTGCCCACCAGAACAGGGATGAAGCTCTTACCGGACAGGCCGAACTTGCGGAAGATACGGTCCATGATGAAGGCGACACGGGACATATAGCCCACATCCTCCAGAATGGACAGCAGGAAGAACAGCACCAGCATCTGGGGAACGAAGCCCAGAACTGCGCCGACACCGGCAACGATGCCGTCCATAATCAGGCCGTACAGCCAGCCTGCCACGCCGATGCTCTCCAGCAAGCCGCCCAGAGCATTGGGAACGATCTCACCGAACAGAACATCGTTGGTCCAGTCGGTGGCAAAAGTACCGATGGCCCAGCCGCCGTCTGCAATGGAGGTACCCATGGACAGAGAGTACATCAGGTACATGACCAGTGCGAAGATGGGCAGAGCCAGAATACGGTTGGTCACGATCTGGTCGATCTTATCGGAAACGGTCAGGTGCTCCACGCGGGCCTTCTTCTTGACAGCCTTGCCCACCACGGTGTTGATGTATGCATAGCGCTGGTTGGTGATGATGCTCTCTGCATCGTCGTCCAGCTCGGTCTCGCAATCCTTGATGTGCTGATCGATGTGATCCATCAGGGTCTTGTCCAGCTTCAGCTCATCCTGCACCTTGTCGTCGCGCTCGAACAGCTTGACAGCGTACCAGCGCAGGAAGCGGTCATCCACCTTGCCCTGAATGGACTCTTCGATGTGGGCAATGGCGTGCTCCACGCTGCCGGTGAACACGTGAGGCAGCTCGCCGGCCTTGGTAGCCTTGGCGGCAGCCACAGCAGCCTTTGCAGCGGCCTCGGTGCCCTCGCCCTTCAGTGCGCTGATCTCCACCGCCTGACAGCCCAGCTCTGCGCTCAGCTTCTTCAGGTCGATCTTATCGCCGTTCTTGCGCACCAGATCGATCATGTTCACCGCCATGACCACCGGGATGCCCAGCTCGATCAGCTGGGTGGTCAGGTACAGGTTGCGCTCGATGTTGGTGCCGTCGATGATGTTCAGGATGGCGTCGGGCTTCTCCTTGACCAGATAGGTACGGGAGACGACCTCTTCCAGCGTGTACGGAGACAGAGAGTAGATGCCGGGCAGGTCCTGAATGATAACATCCTTATCGCCCTTCAGCTTACCTTCCTTCTTTTCCACCGTAACGCCGGGCCAGTTGCCGACATACTGGTTGGAGCCGGTCAGATTGTTGAACAGGGTCGTTTTACCGCAGTTCGGGTTGCCGGCAAGTGCAATTTTAATGCTCATTGCTTAATCCTTCCTCCCTTTGGGATCAGACTACTTCGATCATTTCAGCATCGGCCTTGCGCACGCTCAGCTCGTAGTTGCGCACGGTCAGCTCCATGGGGTCGCCCAGAGGTGCCACCTTGCGGACATAGATCTCGACACCCTTGGTGATGCCCATGTCCATGATGCGGCGCTTGACCGGGCCTTCACCGTGCAGCTTTGCCACAGTAGCGGTCTCGCCGACCTTTACGTCTTTCAGAGTTTTCATTCTTAACCATCCTCCTCTGCTTGTCTTTATAGAGAGACTATTCCAGTTTCGGAGCAGCTCCCAAACAGCGCCGGGGCACTGTTCAGCCAATCATGATACGGTTTGCCATCGTCTTGTCCAGCGCGATGCGGCTCTCCTTGACCTGCAGGATCAGGTTGCCTGCGATCTCGTTGACGACCGTTACCTCACTGTCCACCACAAAACCCAGCTCTGCCAGATGCAGCCGGATCTCGTCCTTGCCGGTGATCTTTTTGATGGTGACGGTCTCTCCTGCTTTTGCCATTGTCAAAGGCATCATACTTCCGCTTCCCTTCTTGTTTGAATCTGGGATATCGCTGCGGTTAGTCAGCCGCAACTACCAACGTGGATAGTTTACGCTTACTAACCTTTTATGTCAATAGTTTTTTCATATTTAAAAGTTAGTTCATATGAACAAACAATTTTTCTGCCCGAGTTTTTCCGTTTTTTCACCACAATCAACAATAACTAACTCAAATTATTGAATCAAAGTTAGCCATTGTTTACATTTTCTCGTTCTTTTTTGGCGGCATCTTGTAAACTATCACAAGGCTTTTCCCTACTCCTGCTGTGCTCTTTTGCAGCAAATGACACAGCCGCACGGTACAGTGGTCATTCTGCACCGCGCGGCCGCGTGTCAAAAGGAGGATTTCTTTCCTGCCGGTGCGTGGACACCGGCAGGCGCCAGGATAAAAAGAGAGTATTTGAAAAGAGAATGACAACATCAAGCCGCCACGGCAAGGCGGAGAATGGGCGTTCCGCTGTGGAACAGCCGCAGATAGACAGCTGTGCATTTGCTCAGCTGGTCAAAGTGCTTCTGCGCTGCATCCGGGTCGCCGTAGGACTTCCAGCAGCCGCAGCAGGTAAAGTTCTTGCCGCGGTTCTCGATAAAGCCCACCACATCCCCCAGCGGATAGCCAAGGAACACCCCGATCTCATGGGGAAAATCCTCCGAGCAGCACAGCCGGCGGGAGAGCTGGGTGAGCATGCCGCCCACATCCAGCGGTTCCCCCGCTTCCGGCAGACGGTATCCCTCCTGCCGCAGGAAGCTCTGCACCTTTTCGTCTGCCAGTACAGCAGACAGCCTGCTTTCGCGGTAGACGTACACAAGATACCGGTGGTTGCGCACGCAGCCCTTGAGCACCCGCACCCGCAGGCCCTTGGGCTGAAGCTGGACATTCCAGTTTTTCACGCGGCGTGCAAGGTCGGCGCAGTCGCGGGTCTCGTAGCGGAACAGGCCCGCCGGTTTCAGGCTGGCCAGCACCGGGGCACACTGTTCGATCATGACCGTTTCAAAATTGCGTTCCATGTCTGTGCCCTCCCGCCTTGTTTCTCCGGGCTATTGTTTCCCGGATGCACCGTGTTTATAAGTTAGATGTTTCTAACCCAGATTTCAAAAAAGAAGCGGCTTTGCGCGGAGCAATCAAGGCTTCGGCCTGCCGATTGGTTTCTTGCGGTTAGTTATTTCTAACGTGACTGTATCTTACCACAGCCCGGGGGCATTGTCAACACTTTTTTCCAAAAAAGTTATTTATAGCAAACCATTATTTGCTTCGGCCTGTTTTTTGCGCATCCTACCGTTTTGAGGTACGGTATGGTATAATGAAAAAAAACTTTTTTCAAAGGAGCATGTTTCCCATGGCGCAGAACATCACACCGGAAAGCCTGATCTCGATCCTCGCCGCCGCACTGGCCCAGAAGCCCACAAAGCCGTTGGTGCTGGCGCTGGATGGCCGCTGCGGCAGCGGCAAGACCACCCTTGCCGACGGGCTGACCCGGCAGTTTCCGGCCAGCATCGTCCTGCACACGGACGATTTCTATCTGCCGCCCGCCCAGCGTGTACGCGGCTGGGAAAAAACACCCTGCGCCAACATGGACCTTATCCGTCTGCGGGACGAAGCCCTGCGCCCGGCCTATGAAGGCCAGCCGGTGCTCTACCGCGCCTACTCCTGCCGGGCAGGCGCATACCAGCCTGTGCAGGAGCTTGCCGCACAGCCGCTGGTCATTCTGGAGGGCAGCTACAGCCACCACCCGCTGTTGGCCGGGTATGAGACCCTGCGGGTCTTTGTCACCTGCTCAAGAGAAGAGCAGACCCGCCGCCTGCAGGCACGGGAGGGTGAGCGGTACGCCAATTTTGCCGCCCGGTGGATCCCGCTGGAGGAGGGCTACTTTGCCCAGTACCGCATTGAGGAAACGGCAGATCTTGCGGTGGACACGACCGCAGCCAATGCCTGCGCAGGAATGATGTGCCGGTGAAAAAAGGCACAGTTGTGAACTGCGCCCCTGTGGCATCGCTATCCAGCAAATCAGCAAACAAAAAAGACGGATATTCCGCAACATCTCAGATGCTGTAAGAATATCCGTCATGGTCGGAGCAGCGGGATTTGAACCCACGGCCTCCTCGTCCCGAACGAGGCGCGCTACCAACTGCGCTATGCCCCGAAAATACCGCAGCCAGTTGAGACTGCGGTTTTCTGGTTGGGGATGAGAGAATCGAACTCCCACAAGTAGAGTCAGAGTCTACCGCACTACCACTATGCAAATCCCCATTATTCTGTTTGTCTGCCACGCTGTGCGCTGCTGACAGGGAATATTATACTCGAAAGGGTCTTGCTTGTCAACCATTTTTTTATTTTTTCCGTAAAACTTTTCTCCCATCTGCTCTGCCCGCAAAAACAGTCCGTGGGACCGTGTAAATTTTTTGCACTTCTCTTGACACGGTGCCCCATCCGGAATAATCTTATACTATAAATAAGCGGGTTCCCGGGCAGACTGACTTTCGGAGCCGGAATGCACGGTGCTGAACAGCAAATGAAAGAGGGCTTTTGAATGAAAAAACGTGTTGGAATCCTGACCTCCGGCGGTGATTGTCCGGGTCTGAACGCCACCATCCGCGGCGTAGCCAAAGCGCTGTATGCCCGCATGGGCGAGAATGTGGAGATCGTGGGCATTCTGAACGGCTACAGCGGTCTCATCAACGGCGATTACAAAGAGATGTGTGAGGACGACTTCCGCGGCATCCTGACGCTGGGCGGCACCATTCTGGGCACCAAACGCACCCCCTTTAAAATGATGCGTGTGGTGGAGGACGACAACATTGATAAAGTCGCCGCCATGAAAAAGACCTACAAGGAAGCCAAGCTGGACTGCCTGCTGTGTCTGGGCGGCAATGGCACCCACAAAACCGCAAACCTGCTCTCGCAGGAGGGCCTGAACATCATCGGCCTGCCCAAGACCATTGATAACGATATCTACGGCACCGACGTGACCTTCGGTTTCCACACCGCCGTGGACATTGCCACCGATGTCATCGACCGCATCCACACCACCGCCGGCAGCCACAGCCGCGTAATGTGCATCGAGATCATGGGCAACAAGGCCGGTTGGCTGACGCTGTACTCCGGCATTGCTGGCGGTGCAGACATCATCCTGCTGCCGGAACAGCCCTATGATATCGACCGTGTGTGCTCTGCCGTGGAGCGCCGCGCCAAAAAGGGTTCCAACTTCTCCATCATCGCTGTAGCCGAGGGTGCCATCAACTGCGAGGAAGCCGGCATGAAGCGCAAGGAGTGGATGGCAAAGCGCGCCGAGGCAGGCTTTGGCACCACCGCCACCAACCGCATTGCACAGGCCGTGCAGAAAAAGACCGGCATGGAGACCCGTGTGTGCATCCCGGGCCACATGCAGCGCGGCGGCAGCCCCAGCGCCTACGACCGTGTTCTGGCCACCCAGTTCGGCAGCTATGCGGCAAAGCTGGTAGAGATCGAGCGCTACGGCGTAACAGTCGCCATGGTGAACGGTCACGTCACCCAGAACCGTCTGGCCGACATTGCAGGCAAGACCCGTAACGTGCCGGAGGGCTGCGAGCTGCTCACCGTCGCCCGCCGCATGGGCATCAGTCTGGGTTGATCACCATTTGAATGCTCTCCGCTTTGCTCTGAGCATTTTTAGCGGAATAATTATTTTTTATTGGGGATTCCTGAAAATCTGCGGATTTTTCAGGAATCCCTTTTTCACCGGAAGGGTCCCAACCGGCAGATGCTTCAAACACACTGAATGCCGTTTTCCGCTGCGCCCTCTCCCGTGAAAATGCAGATCCCGGCAGGCCGCAGCCTGCCGGGATCTGCTCTATTTAGGAATCATATTTCCGCTGAATATGGCCAGAGTGCAACAGCGGCCATTCAAAATCGTCTGCCTGACAAATCAAAGATCCGTCACATCATGCCGGGTAGGCTGGTTCTGTTCAAAGGCCACGGCGCTTTCCAGCACACCGCGCACCATGCTCTCCACATCCTCGTGGGTGTAGAAAGCCGTGTGGTCGGTCAGGATCACATTGGGCATGCTGCGCAGAACCGCCAGCTCCGGGTTCGGGATCACATCGCCCATGCGATTATAATAATACAGGCCGTTCTCGTTTTCCAGCACGTCCAGGCCCGCCGCGCCGATCTTGCCGCTTTCCAGCCCGGCGATCAGTGCATCACTGTCGATCAGCTTGCCGCGTGCGGTGTTGATGATGGTCACGCCCGGCTTCATGGTCTCAATGGCCTTGGCGTCGATGAGATGGTGGTTCTCCTCGGTGGCATTGGTGTGCAGGGTGATGACATCGCTTTCGGCCAGCAGTGTCTCCAGCGGCACATACTCCGCGATCTTCTTCACCTCTGCATTGGGGTACAGATCGTAGGCCAGCAGACGGCAGCCAAAGCCAGACAGATGCTGCAATACCGTGCGGCCAATGCGGCCGGTACCGATCACGCCCACCGTGCAGGTGGAGATGTCACGGCCGATCTTTCCCTGCAGCGAGTAGTCCTGCGCTTCCCCGCGCTTGAGGATGTGTCCCGCCTTGCGCAGGCTCATCAGCATGAGCATAATGGCAAAGTTCGCAACGCCGTTTGGGGGATAATCCACATTGGCCACCTTCATCCCCAGCGTCCGGGCAGTCTCGCGGTCCACATGGTCGTAGCCGATGGAGCGGCAGCAGATGGACTTTA is part of the Faecalibacterium sp. HTF-F genome and harbors:
- a CDS encoding metal-dependent transcriptional regulator is translated as MELTSAHLRYLLAIYEVSQTHLDISSRSIAEKLGVTKPSVVRIMNLLMEHGMIVKEHYGKIYMTDRGIWVAKQVDRQLKTILTHFPPVSEPLSEAERFAAALAMTSALPERIFTGEYERLFGTAADDAEVEKAQ
- a CDS encoding FeoB-associated Cys-rich membrane protein: MMEFLAANFNLPTIIVAVIVFGGVGWITWHSHKHGGCGGCGEGGCNGNCGGCSGCH
- the feoB gene encoding ferrous iron transport protein B; the protein is MSIKIALAGNPNCGKTTLFNNLTGSNQYVGNWPGVTVEKKEGKLKGDKDVIIQDLPGIYSLSPYTLEEVVSRTYLVKEKPDAILNIIDGTNIERNLYLTTQLIELGIPVVMAVNMIDLVRKNGDKIDLKKLSAELGCQAVEISALKGEGTEAAAKAAVAAAKATKAGELPHVFTGSVEHAIAHIEESIQGKVDDRFLRWYAVKLFERDDKVQDELKLDKTLMDHIDQHIKDCETELDDDAESIITNQRYAYINTVVGKAVKKKARVEHLTVSDKIDQIVTNRILALPIFALVMYLMYSLSMGTSIADGGWAIGTFATDWTNDVLFGEIVPNALGGLLESIGVAGWLYGLIMDGIVAGVGAVLGFVPQMLVLFFLLSILEDVGYMSRVAFIMDRIFRKFGLSGKSFIPVLVGTGCGVPGVMASRTIENERDRRMTIMTTCFIPCGAKMPIIGLIAGAMFGGSSLVAVSAYFIGMAAIICSGVILKKTKLFAGDPAPFVMELPAYHVPAWGNVFRATWERGWSFIKRAGSVILAATVVLWFMQGFGFENGAFGMVEDQDNSVLAAIATKVAWIFAPLGFGNWRATVASVSGLIAKENVVGTFGVLYHFGGELSENGDEIWAAVAQDYTALSAYAFMIFNLLCAPCFAAMGAIKREMNNGRWTAIAIGYMCALAYCAALVVYQLGGLITGEVGFNFFTIVAAVVLACFIYLLVRPNKYTGDNEVKIDVSKITANK
- a CDS encoding FeoA family protein, coding for MKTLKDVKVGETATVAKLHGEGPVKRRIMDMGITKGVEIYVRKVAPLGDPMELTVRNYELSVRKADAEMIEVV
- a CDS encoding FeoA family protein, with amino-acid sequence MMPLTMAKAGETVTIKKITGKDEIRLHLAELGFVVDSEVTVVNEIAGNLILQVKESRIALDKTMANRIMIG
- a CDS encoding DUF3793 family protein, with product MERNFETVMIEQCAPVLASLKPAGLFRYETRDCADLARRVKNWNVQLQPKGLRVRVLKGCVRNHRYLVYVYRESRLSAVLADEKVQSFLRQEGYRLPEAGEPLDVGGMLTQLSRRLCCSEDFPHEIGVFLGYPLGDVVGFIENRGKNFTCCGCWKSYGDPDAAQKHFDQLSKCTAVYLRLFHSGTPILRLAVAA
- a CDS encoding uridine kinase, which codes for MAQNITPESLISILAAALAQKPTKPLVLALDGRCGSGKTTLADGLTRQFPASIVLHTDDFYLPPAQRVRGWEKTPCANMDLIRLRDEALRPAYEGQPVLYRAYSCRAGAYQPVQELAAQPLVILEGSYSHHPLLAGYETLRVFVTCSREEQTRRLQAREGERYANFAARWIPLEEGYFAQYRIEETADLAVDTTAANACAGMMCR
- a CDS encoding 6-phosphofructokinase, giving the protein MKKRVGILTSGGDCPGLNATIRGVAKALYARMGENVEIVGILNGYSGLINGDYKEMCEDDFRGILTLGGTILGTKRTPFKMMRVVEDDNIDKVAAMKKTYKEAKLDCLLCLGGNGTHKTANLLSQEGLNIIGLPKTIDNDIYGTDVTFGFHTAVDIATDVIDRIHTTAGSHSRVMCIEIMGNKAGWLTLYSGIAGGADIILLPEQPYDIDRVCSAVERRAKKGSNFSIIAVAEGAINCEEAGMKRKEWMAKRAEAGFGTTATNRIAQAVQKKTGMETRVCIPGHMQRGGSPSAYDRVLATQFGSYAAKLVEIERYGVTVAMVNGHVTQNRLADIAGKTRNVPEGCELLTVARRMGISLG
- a CDS encoding D-isomer specific 2-hydroxyacid dehydrogenase family protein, coding for MATKVFFYTLRPYDELSIAQRLAPQLDIEFGYTQEYPTLENAELAKGYDAVSVTPCDMSAPMVKRFHELGVKSICCRSIGYDHVDRETARTLGMKVANVDYPPNGVANFAIMLMLMSLRKAGHILKRGEAQDYSLQGKIGRDISTCTVGVIGTGRIGRTVLQHLSGFGCRLLAYDLYPNAEVKKIAEYVPLETLLAESDVITLHTNATEENHHLIDAKAIETMKPGVTIINTARGKLIDSDALIAGLESGKIGAAGLDVLENENGLYYYNRMGDVIPNPELAVLRSMPNVILTDHTAFYTHEDVESMVRGVLESAVAFEQNQPTRHDVTDL